The DNA window ATCCGTCAGATCCCCGCGATCATGGGAACGATCCGTCCGGTGAAGAACCCGACCAGCGTTTCGGTCATGAACGCCATCGAGATCCAGAACACGACCAGGATCGCCGCAAGTTTGGGTACGAAGGTGAGCGTCATCTCCTGTACCGAGGTCAGGGCCTGAAACAATCCGATCGCCACGCCGGTCACCAGCGCAGCCGTCAGAATCGGCATCGAGATCACGACCGAAATCCAGAGGCCCTGCCGCAGAGTGTCGTAGAAGATGAGCTCATTCATGGCGCTAGACCGGCATCCTCAGGATTTCCTGATAGGCCTCGACCACCTTGTCGCGGATCGTGACCGCGGTCTCGACCGCAAGTTCGGTCTGGGCCAGCGCCTGCACCAAGGCATGCGGATCGGCGCCGCCGGTCATGCTCGACATCGCGGTCTGCTCGGCATTCCGGATCGTATCCGACAGGCCCTGGGCAGCGGCGGCGAAAGTCTTCTCGACGCCGTCCTCTCCGGGTTGGGGCTGGGTCGCCGGGCGCGCCGTGGTATATCCAAGGGCGGCGACATTGGATTTAAGGTCCATCTCCGTCTCTCCTTATCGACGCAGCAGATCGAGCAGGCCGCGCGACATCTGCCGCGCCTGGTCGAACATCTTGAGGTTTGCCTCGTAGCTGCGTTGTGCCTCGCGCGCGTCAGCGATCTCGATGACAAGATCCACGTTGGAGCCGTCGTAATTGCCTGTTTCATCCGCCAGCGGATGTGACGGATCGTGCACCTTGGTCAGATCCGACTGATCGAGCGACACCCGGCCGGTCCGGACTTCCCCGGTCGCACCATGCGAAGTCAGCTCGGTCTCGAAGGTGGTCAGCTTGCGTCGATATCCGGGCGTATCGGTATTGGCGATATTCTCGGACACCAGCCGCAGCCGGGTTGCTTGGGCCTTCAGGCCGCTGGCCGACAGCCCGAAACTCTGGCTAAGATCGTTCATCTCACGCTCCTACCATTCTGGTTATCTCTGCCGCCCGAGGCTGGTCCTCAGGATCCCGAGCGAGCTTCGGTAAACGGCCAGCGCAAGGTCGTGCTGCCGCTTTGTCTCGACCGCCTTAAGCATCTGATCCTCGACCGAAACGGTATTGCCATTCGGCTCTTCCGGATCGGCCCTGTCGGTGTTCTGAGCGGCATGGGCCATCTCGCGCCCGGCCATATGGCCGGACCGTGTTGCACGCATCTGGGTGCCCGTGTCGGACCCGCGATAGGTCCTGTCAAAATCCGCGACATCCTGCGCCCGATAGCCAGGCGTGTCGGAATTCGCGATGTTTCGCGCAAGGACGGCCTGGCGTGTGCCGGCATGTTTGGCCAGCCCCGACGCCATCCGGAAAATTTCAAGCTTATCGAACATCGGGGTTTCTCCCTCGGTCTCAGACGATGCTTAAGCTTGATTCCTTTAGAAACCGTAAGTCATGATCGTTTCGGGAGAATCCTGATGCCACAAAACCCGTTTTCATCGCTTATCGCCCGAATTTCCGCCCTGACCCCGGTGCGAACCATGGGTCGGGTCGTGGCCGCGGGCAGCGGCACCGTCACCGTGGCGGGACTCTCGGAAAGCGCCGGATTGGGCGATCTCGTCGAGTTCAGACATAGCCGTGGCACAAGGCGGCGTGGCGAGGTTCTGGCCCTGGCCCAAGGCACGGTGACGGTGCTCCCCGATGGCACGCCCGAGGGGCTGTCGGTCGGAGATCGGGCGGTCCTGCTGGGTCCGGGAGAGATTGCCCCGCATAGTTCCTGGCTCGGCCGGGTGGTCGACCCGTTCGGACAACCGCTCGACGGACGGCCGCTGATGCCGGGTGCGGTGTCGCGCCCGCTCCGTTCCTCCCCTCCGCCCGCCACCGCGCGGCGCCCGCTTGGCAAACGCCTGGCCACCGGACTGGCCGCCTTCGACACGGTGCTTCCGATCGTGCGGGGCCAGAGAATCGGGCTATTCGCAGGCTCGGGTGTCGGAAAGTCGTCGCTCCTGTCGAAATTCGCACGCGGGGTCGAGGCCGACATGACCGTGATCGCACTGGTCGGCGAACGCGGACGCGAAGTGGGAGAGTTCGTGAGCCAGGTGCTTGGCCCCGAAGGCATGGCGCGCGCCGTTGTCATTGCCGCAACCTCGGATCAGTCGCCAATGGTGCGTCGCCGCGCGGCCTGGGCCGCCATGGCAGTGGCCGAGCATTTCCGTGACCAGGGCAATCATGTTCTCTTTCTCGCCGATTCCGTAACGCGCTTCGCCGAGGCGCATCGCGAACTCGCCCTGGCGGCCGACGAGCCTGCGGCACTGCGCGGCTATCCCCCTTCGACGGCACAGGCGATCATGACGCTGGCCGAACGCGCAGGTCCGGGCGTGGCCGATAGCGGCGACATCACGGCCGTTTTCTCGGTGCTGGTCGCTGGCTCCGACATGGAAGAACCGGTCGCCGACATCCTGCGCGGAGTGCTCGACGGGCATATCGTCCTTGACCGCCGCATCGCCGAACGCGGACGGTTTCCGGCGGTCGACCTGCTACGTTCGGTCTCACGCAGCCTGCCCCGCGCGGCCACAGGGGAGGAAAACGCGATCATCGCCCAGGCCCGCCGTTTGCTTGGAGCTTATGACCGAGCGGAAATGATGATCCAGGCGGGGCTTTATGCGGCCGGCTCCGACCCCGAAATCGACGCGGCAATCGCCGTCTGGCCAAGACTCGACGCGTTCCTGTCGGAAGACGCACCAGGCGGCGTCGCCGAGAGCTTCGCGCGCCTAGCCGCGATTCTCGACAGCGCGCCGATCAAGCCGGAACTACGCACGATCAAAGGTTGAGCTTATACCGAGCCGACACAGGGCATGAGGATCGGTCATCCGATCATCCGCCCAGAAGTCTCAGAGCAATCTGACCAGAACTATAGCCGGCGCCGGTATTGGTCTCGGTCCGAACCATGTACAACTTGATCAGTTTGTCGCGCATGCCATCATCGGAGAATTGCACGACACTGGCTTCCCCGAACATGGCCTTGGCCCTAGCCTTGTAGACATCGAGTTGCCGGTCGAGATCAAGCGACGCGAAGGAGTTGGGCAAGCCAAAGGCCGTGTCGAAAACCGCGCGCATCGGTTCGGATCCCATAATGGAAAACCACTTGGCATCCTCCGACATGTCGCCAGCGGAAAGCGTCGCCAGTTCCCGGTCGATATTGAGCGCAAGTCGCATGCTGTCGTCCTGTTCGCCGACAGCCACTTCGAAGCTGCGGGTCAGAAAGGCTGCGGCAATCGTCTCGGTATCGAAAGCCTGCTGGGCTTCGACAGCCTCGACGGCCTCGCCACGCACGAAACTCCCGAACCCATCCTGAAGTGCGCGGCCCGCGATTGGTTTGCCCGACTCTTCGGTGGCAACGAAGTACGCCTGCTCCCGATCCACGGGCGTCGCGTCCGCCTCCTCGGTCGTTTGGTCGGCGCCGAGCACGGCAAGGCTTTCTTCGTCGGCGAAACTGCTCAGAGCGAGTCTGCCAAGCAGAAGGCCTTGTCCACCTTCTTCGAAATAGCCGTAGACCTGCCCTTTGTCATTGATGCTGACAGACTTTGCCAAGTCAGGAATGGTGACCCCTGAAAAGGCGATCTTTTCGTCACTGGCATCGGTAACAGAGGCAACTGTATAACCCTCGGCAGTGACGATCTGACCATCTGCGCCACGCTTCAGGCTGGCGTCACGGGTATAAGCGACGTCGCCGGTCGACGTCGTCACCGCGAGGTAGCCGGCCCCCTCGATTTTGAGGCTCAACTCACTCGCGAAATCCTTCTCGATCGCCGCAGCGGAGCCCCCTGAGGAAATGAATCTGAAGGCCTCTGCGAGCTTGTAATAGCTCTTGTCGGCCAGCTTGTTGGCCAGCGCGCCCTTATCGTCGACGCCCTCGGTGAGGACCTTCTTTATGAAATACTTGTTGCCGATTTCGTCCTGCAGGCCAAAGGCCCCCAAAGCAACTTTCAGCAGACGATAGTCCGAGGCCAACTCGTCAGCCGATGTTACCTTCCCGATATTGCTGGCAAAATAGTCCAGTTCCTTCCGTGTCGCTGGACTATTGTTGAAGGCCTCCTGCTGACGCTCCATCGTGCGCTCGAGGAAACGCCAACCGGCATAGCCCGTCAAAGGGAGAACCGGTTGGAAACTCATTGGTCCCGGAGCCCCGTAAGCAAACGTTCTTCGCGCGGAAGGAGCCCACGCAACGCCTTGAGTGCCTGATAATACTGGTCCTGCAGGACCGCATCTGTGGCGGCCGCAAGCTGAGCCCGGCTATCCGGGTCGGTCAGCGCCTGACTGAGTTGCTCGATCCCGCGCAGCAATTGCGGACGCGCCTCGGTCGGAGTCGTGTCTCCGGACAGGACGAGCTGCGCCACATAACAGACCCGGCGAACCGGCGTGTTGACGTCTTCAGGATGGATCGCGTCGCGCAAGCGCAAGATGTTTGCATTCGGCGTCTTGATTGACAACCGCGTACGGCGATCGCCATTTTCGATCACCGC is part of the Rhodovulum sp. MB263 genome and encodes:
- the flgC gene encoding flagellar basal body rod protein FlgC, encoding MNDLSQSFGLSASGLKAQATRLRLVSENIANTDTPGYRRKLTTFETELTSHGATGEVRTGRVSLDQSDLTKVHDPSHPLADETGNYDGSNVDLVIEIADAREAQRSYEANLKMFDQARQMSRGLLDLLRR
- a CDS encoding DUF1217 domain-containing protein, with protein sequence MTGYAGWRFLERTMERQQEAFNNSPATRKELDYFASNIGKVTSADELASDYRLLKVALGAFGLQDEIGNKYFIKKVLTEGVDDKGALANKLADKSYYKLAEAFRFISSGGSAAAIEKDFASELSLKIEGAGYLAVTTSTGDVAYTRDASLKRGADGQIVTAEGYTVASVTDASDEKIAFSGVTIPDLAKSVSINDKGQVYGYFEEGGQGLLLGRLALSSFADEESLAVLGADQTTEEADATPVDREQAYFVATEESGKPIAGRALQDGFGSFVRGEAVEAVEAQQAFDTETIAAAFLTRSFEVAVGEQDDSMRLALNIDRELATLSAGDMSEDAKWFSIMGSEPMRAVFDTAFGLPNSFASLDLDRQLDVYKARAKAMFGEASVVQFSDDGMRDKLIKLYMVRTETNTGAGYSSGQIALRLLGG
- a CDS encoding FlgB family protein; protein product: MFDKLEIFRMASGLAKHAGTRQAVLARNIANSDTPGYRAQDVADFDRTYRGSDTGTQMRATRSGHMAGREMAHAAQNTDRADPEEPNGNTVSVEDQMLKAVETKRQHDLALAVYRSSLGILRTSLGRQR
- a CDS encoding flagellar biosynthetic protein FliQ, producing the protein MNELIFYDTLRQGLWISVVISMPILTAALVTGVAIGLFQALTSVQEMTLTFVPKLAAILVVFWISMAFMTETLVGFFTGRIVPMIAGI
- the flbT gene encoding flagellar biosynthesis repressor FlbT; its protein translation is MSGGLVLKLGPKERVLVNGAVIENGDRRTRLSIKTPNANILRLRDAIHPEDVNTPVRRVCYVAQLVLSGDTTPTEARPQLLRGIEQLSQALTDPDSRAQLAAATDAVLQDQYYQALKALRGLLPREERLLTGLRDQ
- the fliE gene encoding flagellar hook-basal body complex protein FliE — encoded protein: MDLKSNVAALGYTTARPATQPQPGEDGVEKTFAAAAQGLSDTIRNAEQTAMSSMTGGADPHALVQALAQTELAVETAVTIRDKVVEAYQEILRMPV
- a CDS encoding FliI/YscN family ATPase; the protein is MPQNPFSSLIARISALTPVRTMGRVVAAGSGTVTVAGLSESAGLGDLVEFRHSRGTRRRGEVLALAQGTVTVLPDGTPEGLSVGDRAVLLGPGEIAPHSSWLGRVVDPFGQPLDGRPLMPGAVSRPLRSSPPPATARRPLGKRLATGLAAFDTVLPIVRGQRIGLFAGSGVGKSSLLSKFARGVEADMTVIALVGERGREVGEFVSQVLGPEGMARAVVIAATSDQSPMVRRRAAWAAMAVAEHFRDQGNHVLFLADSVTRFAEAHRELALAADEPAALRGYPPSTAQAIMTLAERAGPGVADSGDITAVFSVLVAGSDMEEPVADILRGVLDGHIVLDRRIAERGRFPAVDLLRSVSRSLPRAATGEENAIIAQARRLLGAYDRAEMMIQAGLYAAGSDPEIDAAIAVWPRLDAFLSEDAPGGVAESFARLAAILDSAPIKPELRTIKG